In one window of Mobiluncus massiliensis DNA:
- a CDS encoding LacI family DNA-binding transcriptional regulator translates to MRANVTIKDVAEESGVSVATVSRVLSGKSASEKAKLQVYTAIKKLHYTPNGLARSLRSKQNRVVAVLVSDVRNPYFGLLAHGLQTSLAESGYAMIIGNASENFEQQEQFLHQALEHRVDGMILVIQSRHSSALKQVQRAGVPVVFVDRTMDGYEVPTVDSDAYPGIREALIHLQGLGHKRIGMVLGPEHTSTTQQRLRAFQEVGAELGLETVVDPKPAGEEHSVALMQELLEANVSAAIIAYTPRLWPILSYLGKQGIHVPQDLSIIGYDDLPIMEHLNPPLTTINQDIEEMSSLAVQELQKLIAGEEAQSLHLPTSLILRKSTARAK, encoded by the coding sequence ATGCGTGCTAACGTGACTATCAAAGATGTAGCCGAGGAATCTGGAGTTTCGGTCGCTACCGTGTCGCGCGTTCTCTCGGGAAAATCGGCTTCTGAAAAGGCAAAACTGCAGGTGTATACGGCGATTAAAAAGCTGCACTACACCCCTAATGGCCTAGCCCGTTCTTTGCGTTCAAAACAGAATCGGGTTGTGGCAGTACTTGTTTCAGACGTGCGCAACCCCTATTTCGGTCTCCTTGCCCACGGACTGCAAACTAGCCTGGCAGAATCCGGGTATGCCATGATTATCGGCAACGCCTCAGAGAACTTTGAGCAACAGGAGCAATTTCTTCATCAAGCTTTGGAACATCGAGTGGATGGGATGATTCTGGTTATTCAGAGCCGACATTCCTCAGCTCTGAAACAGGTGCAACGAGCGGGAGTTCCTGTAGTGTTCGTTGACCGCACGATGGATGGTTACGAGGTACCTACAGTAGATTCAGATGCCTACCCGGGAATTCGGGAGGCGCTGATTCACCTGCAGGGGCTGGGACACAAACGCATTGGGATGGTGTTGGGTCCAGAACATACTTCAACTACTCAGCAGCGTCTTCGAGCCTTTCAAGAGGTTGGTGCTGAACTAGGGCTGGAAACCGTGGTTGATCCGAAGCCGGCAGGTGAAGAACACTCGGTTGCGTTGATGCAAGAGCTGTTGGAAGCCAATGTCAGCGCGGCCATCATCGCTTACACGCCGCGACTGTGGCCGATTCTCAGTTACCTCGGCAAACAGGGAATCCACGTGCCACAGGATTTATCGATTATCGGTTATGACGACCTGCCAATTATGGAACACCTCAATCCGCCGTTGACCACGATTAACCAGGATATTGAAGAAATGAGTTCTCTGGCTGTTCAGGAGTTGCAAAAACTAATTGCAGGGGAAGAAGCGCAAAGCCTTCACTTGCCAACTTCCCTCATACTTCGCAAATCCACAGCGCGGGCAAAGTAA